Below is a genomic region from Parus major isolate Abel chromosome 19, Parus_major1.1, whole genome shotgun sequence.
TGCAGCCCACCCAGCAGAGACCCCCAGCTCtagggcagggagcagggagagagggagccAATAAATAGAGGCAAGTTTGCAGGTACTGGCAGCAGCGCCATCCGTCAcgcaggggcagggcagggaagggcacGCTTGATGTGAGTGGTAAGAGCCCCGAcactggggaaggggcaggctGGAGGGAAAGCGCTGGTCCTGGGAGGCCAGGCGGCTCTGCAAGAGGCTGGCGAAGGAGCCGGGCCATGCAGGTTAGCTCTCCGAGGCCGTGTGGCACACAGAGTTCTGGTCAGCACAAAATCTCTTTAGAGGTGGTGCACCGGAGTCCTCCTCCTCTTCAGTTACCTGCAACAGCCAGAGGTCACAGGCAGTGACACCGAGCTACACATACCTCGACAAAGCTGTGTCTCACACCATGGGGACACTCCGGGCCGTCACCTATGCACAGACCCCAGGGCACCAGGAATGGGAACCCACTCCAGCCTGGAGCCTGACAGTTTCATCATTTTCCCACACCCCCCACATCCTTCCCTCACACTTCAACACTTGATCTGAACCAGGGGATAAAGATCAAAGCTCAGGAAACCAGGAGGTTCTGGGAGCTCCCAGGGGGCATTTGGGACTGCAGAGCGACTTCATCCACCGAGATGCTTCTGCTACAAGAAGCAGCAACAAGGGTCAAAGGGCCAATCTGGGCCCATGCACATTTAGAGATGGTTTCAATCCCCCTTCCCTTACCTGAGTCTCAAGGGGGACTGGCTCTTCCTTTGTAAGAGTGGGAGGCTCATCTGCCACTTctgaggaaggcagggagggctCTGGGGAGAACAGGTGGttcaaaataaatgcagagcCAGCACCAAGCTCAGTGCTGAGCCAGGACAACACCTAGCAGAGGAAGTCCCTGATGCCAGcttccagcagtgccaaggccaCCCACCAAACCACCAACAGCTCTGGAGGGGCCTTCCCTGAGCCCACACATCtgcctcctcccttcccagcccagcacccacCTTCCAGGGTCTCCTGCCCCAGGGTAGGAGGCTGTGAGTCATCTGTGCGGAAGTCAGACGTGTGGGCAGGACTCATGGACTCACTCTGCTGGGGACTGGGGCTGGAGTTGGGGCTGCTGTCCACCTTGAGCTGGTACACGTCAGACAGGGAGCTCTGGTTGCTGTTCTCATCTGCAGAAACAGCACCTGGTGAAGAAGAGCACCTTGacccaggagcacaggcagcccagggCGGCACTGCAAGCTGGAGTCTTGCCgagaaggcagagcagagtCAGAGAGTTAAACAGGGGATTCACTGTTCCCTATCAGCCCAAGGGCTGTCAGGCACAGGACTGTCCTCCAGAACACAGTGGGAATCATTTACACAACTGGCTGTGGGAGAGGGAATGCTCCTGCCTTGGGAATGAGAACGAGCACTGTCAAATCTCACATCTGCAGCTAGGGAAGGCCCTGGACATCTCCTGGGTTTTGTTCCTC
It encodes:
- the BCL7B gene encoding B-cell CLL/lymphoma 7 protein family member B isoform X1, whose product is MSGRSVRAETRSRAKDDIKKVMAAIERVRRWEKKWVTVGDTSLRIFKWVPVADSKEKEKSKSSSSTAREPNGFPADTSANSSLLLEFQGAVSADENSNQSSLSDVYQLKVDSSPNSSPSPQQSESMSPAHTSDFRTDDSQPPTLGQETLEEPSLPSSEVADEPPTLTKEEPVPLETQVTEEEEDSGAPPLKRFCADQNSVCHTASES
- the BCL7B gene encoding B-cell CLL/lymphoma 7 protein family member B isoform X3, which codes for MTSRREKKWVTVGDTSLRIFKWVPVADSKEKEKSKSSSSTAREPNGFPADTSANSSLLLEFQGAVSADENSNQSSLSDVYQLKVDSSPNSSPSPQQSESMSPAHTSDFRTDDSQPPTLGQETLEEPSLPSSEVADEPPTLTKEEPVPLETQVTEEEEDSGAPPLKRFCADQNSVCHTASES
- the BCL7B gene encoding B-cell CLL/lymphoma 7 protein family member B isoform X2, with the translated sequence MSGRSVRAETRSRAKDDIKKVMAAIERVRRWEKKWVTVGDTSLRIFKWVPVADSKEKEKSKSSSSTAREPNGFPADTSANSSLLLEFQDENSNQSSLSDVYQLKVDSSPNSSPSPQQSESMSPAHTSDFRTDDSQPPTLGQETLEEPSLPSSEVADEPPTLTKEEPVPLETQVTEEEEDSGAPPLKRFCADQNSVCHTASES